One window of the Macaca thibetana thibetana isolate TM-01 chromosome 1, ASM2454274v1, whole genome shotgun sequence genome contains the following:
- the NOTCH2 gene encoding neurogenic locus notch homolog protein 2 isoform X3 produces MPALRPALLWALLALWLCRAAPARALQCRDGYEPCVNEGMCVTYHNGTGYCKCPEGFLGEYCQHRDPCEKNRCQNGGTCVAQAMLGKATCRCASGFTGEDCQYSTSHPCFVSRPCLNGGTCHMLSRDTYECTCQVGFTGKECQWTDACLSHPCANGSTCTTVANQFSCKCLTGFTGQKCETDVNECDIPGHCQHGGTCLNLPGSYQCQCPQGFTGQHCDSLYVPCAPSPCVNGGTCRQTGDFTFECNCLPEIRGTELWERDRQVWNEKEHDEN; encoded by the exons CCTTGCAGTGTCGAGATGGCTATGAACCCTGTGTAAATGAAGGAATGTGTGTTACCTACCACAATGGCACAGGATACTGCAA ATGTCCAGAGGGCTTCTTGGGAGAATATTGTCAACATCGAGACCCCTGTGAGAAGAACCGCTGCCAGAATGGTGGGACTTGTGTGGCCCAGGCCATGCTGGGGAAAGCCACGTGCCGATGTGCCTCAGGGTTCACCGGAGAGGACTGCCAGTACTCGACATCTCACCCATGCTTTGTGTCTCGCCCATGCCTGAATGGCGGCACATGCCATATGCTCAGCCGAGATACCTATGAGTGCACCTGCCAAGTTGGGTTTACAG GTAAGGAGTGCCAATGGACTGATGCCTGCCTGTCTCATCCCTGTGCAAATGGAAGTACCTGTACCACTGTGGCCAATCAGTTCTCCTGCAAATGCCTCACAGGCTTCACAGGGCAAAAGTGTGAGACTGATGTCAATGAGTGTGACATTCCAGGACACTgccagcatggtggcacctgcctcaACCTGCCTGGTTCCTATCAGTGCCAGTGCCCTCAGGGCTTCACAGGCCAGCACTGTGACAGCTTGTATGTGCCCTGTGCACCCTCGCCTTGTGTCAACGGAGGCACCTGTCGGCAGACTGGTGACTTCACTTTTGAGTGCAACTGTCTTCCAG AAATAAGAGGAACAGAGCTCTGGGAAAGAGACAGGCAAGTCTGGAATGAAAAAGAACACGATGAGAATTAG